In Desulfatibacillum aliphaticivorans DSM 15576, one DNA window encodes the following:
- a CDS encoding AAA family ATPase, which produces MKIAVSGKGGVGKTTFSALLIRTLDEQGKKVLAIDADPDANLASAVGVPGAEDVVPISDMKELIYERTEAKPGSVGGFFKLNPRVDDLPEALSAKLNNIKLMRLGGVKKGGGGCICPESTMLKALINHVILARDEVVILDMEAGIEHLGRATAMAVDKLIVVVEPGRRSIETARHIRQLASEIKLSRIAVVGNKIRGDKDKEFLQKNLPDFDFLGFIPYDDALIEADLDGKPPFEKADDAKAVVKGMLDKL; this is translated from the coding sequence ATGAAAATAGCTGTTAGCGGTAAAGGCGGCGTGGGAAAAACAACCTTCTCCGCGCTCCTTATAAGAACCCTTGACGAACAAGGGAAAAAGGTTCTGGCCATTGATGCGGACCCGGACGCCAATCTGGCCTCCGCAGTAGGCGTTCCCGGCGCGGAAGACGTCGTACCCATCTCAGACATGAAAGAGCTGATCTACGAAAGAACCGAGGCGAAGCCCGGCTCCGTAGGCGGCTTTTTTAAGCTCAACCCGCGCGTCGACGATCTGCCCGAGGCTCTCTCCGCCAAGCTGAACAACATCAAGCTCATGCGCCTGGGCGGCGTGAAAAAAGGCGGCGGCGGCTGCATCTGCCCGGAAAGCACCATGCTGAAAGCTCTGATCAACCACGTGATCCTGGCCAGGGATGAAGTGGTCATCCTGGACATGGAAGCCGGCATCGAGCACCTGGGCCGGGCCACGGCCATGGCTGTGGACAAGCTCATCGTGGTGGTGGAGCCGGGAAGGCGCAGCATTGAGACGGCCAGGCATATCCGTCAGCTTGCCTCGGAAATCAAGCTATCCCGCATCGCGGTGGTGGGCAATAAAATCCGTGGGGACAAGGACAAGGAGTTCCTGCAAAAGAATTTGCCGGACTTTGACTTCCTGGGATTCATCCCCTACGACGACGCCTTGATCGAGGCGGACCTGGACGGCAAGCCGCCCTTTGAAAAGGCCGATGACGCCAAAGCCGTCGTCAAGGGCATGCTGGACAAACTATAA